One Syntrophorhabdus sp. genomic region harbors:
- a CDS encoding FAD-dependent oxidoreductase codes for MSVERLVVIGGVAAGMSAASSFKRLKPEAEAMVLQNDHFISYGACSLPYYISDDVKDINRLISLTPEIATQERGITVLTRHEALSVDPVKKIVTAVDLDRNEEKTISYDRLVIATGGLPVRPPFPGIDLGHIFTLRTLHDGIEIKRFIDRWSTFEPCVGPQCVYMNPFGAEKRPMRASIVGGGSIGMEMCESLRKRGVEVTVFEKMDRVLGTMDTSITGIVEEKLAAEGVNLMKGVSVQSFEGDSGVVTRVITDKGVFDTDMVLLVIGARPNAKIAVDAGIELGAGGAIKVDDHLKTNIPDVYAAGDCAEATQMVTGKKAYIPLGATANKQGRIAGENAAGMNNVFEGVVGTAATKIFDLEVARTGLSPLEAEREGIDHFVSTIKGRSRSTACPEGKPITVTYVVEKTSGRLLGAQMAGNEGVAHRIDTLAAALYSRMTLDDIARLDLAYAPPFATVWDPILVAANVALKRLQKER; via the coding sequence ATGTCTGTTGAGCGTCTTGTTGTTATTGGCGGGGTTGCCGCGGGGATGAGCGCGGCGAGCAGTTTCAAGAGGCTGAAACCTGAAGCGGAGGCGATGGTCCTGCAGAACGACCATTTTATCTCCTACGGGGCCTGCAGTCTTCCCTACTACATATCCGACGACGTGAAGGATATCAACAGGCTCATATCCCTGACCCCGGAGATCGCCACACAGGAACGGGGCATCACGGTGCTTACCCGACACGAAGCCCTCTCCGTAGACCCTGTGAAAAAGATAGTGACGGCCGTGGACCTCGACAGAAACGAGGAGAAAACAATATCCTACGACCGTCTCGTGATCGCAACCGGAGGACTGCCGGTGCGCCCTCCCTTCCCGGGAATAGACCTCGGACACATCTTCACCCTGAGGACCCTCCACGACGGCATCGAGATCAAGAGGTTCATAGACCGGTGGTCTACCTTCGAACCCTGCGTCGGGCCGCAATGCGTCTACATGAACCCCTTCGGGGCCGAGAAGCGGCCCATGCGGGCCTCTATCGTCGGGGGTGGCTCCATAGGGATGGAGATGTGCGAGTCCCTGAGAAAAAGAGGGGTCGAGGTTACCGTCTTCGAGAAGATGGACCGTGTCCTCGGCACCATGGACACGAGCATAACGGGCATCGTCGAGGAAAAACTGGCCGCCGAGGGCGTGAATCTCATGAAAGGGGTTTCCGTCCAGAGCTTCGAAGGGGACAGCGGTGTCGTTACCCGCGTCATCACCGACAAAGGGGTATTTGACACCGACATGGTCCTTCTGGTGATCGGAGCGAGGCCGAACGCGAAGATCGCTGTCGATGCCGGGATCGAGCTTGGCGCGGGCGGGGCGATAAAGGTGGACGATCATCTGAAGACCAATATCCCCGATGTCTATGCCGCCGGCGATTGTGCCGAGGCAACGCAGATGGTCACCGGCAAAAAGGCCTACATCCCCCTGGGAGCCACCGCCAACAAACAGGGTCGAATAGCGGGCGAGAACGCCGCCGGCATGAACAACGTCTTTGAAGGCGTGGTGGGAACGGCCGCCACGAAGATCTTCGATCTCGAAGTGGCCCGCACGGGCCTGTCACCCCTCGAAGCGGAAAGGGAAGGCATCGACCACTTCGTGTCCACCATAAAGGGCAGGTCGAGAAGCACCGCGTGCCCCGAGGGCAAACCGATCACGGTGACCTACGTGGTCGAGAAAACGTCGGGCAGGCTTCTCGGCGCCCAGATGGCAGGCAACGAGGGCGTCGCTCACAGGATAGACACGCTCGCGGCGGCCCTTTACAGCAGGATGACCCTCGATGATATCGCCCGTTTGGACCTTGCCTACGCGCCGCCTTTCGCCACGGTATGGGACCCGATACTTGTCGCCGCCAACGTTGCTCTGAAAAGATTGCAAAAGGAAAGGTAA
- a CDS encoding cyclic nucleotide-binding domain-containing protein, with amino-acid sequence MLHHALSSVEERMSMIEKSQWGEGLSREDMERFAQYLYVARAEPDEPIFNEGAIEPYMCFVADGLVKVTKGDSKKNVKTICEIGPGRTVGEMSIIDGLPRSASAVAVDETTVLVLTKENFELLLDDNPKLGVALFRRLAQMISHRLRVSDWMLVEYIYES; translated from the coding sequence ATGCTGCACCACGCGTTGTCATCCGTTGAAGAACGTATGTCCATGATCGAGAAGTCCCAGTGGGGCGAGGGATTGAGCCGCGAGGACATGGAGCGGTTCGCGCAATACCTCTACGTCGCCAGGGCTGAGCCCGATGAGCCCATCTTCAACGAGGGGGCCATCGAACCTTACATGTGTTTCGTCGCCGACGGCCTCGTCAAGGTCACCAAGGGAGACTCCAAGAAGAACGTCAAGACCATATGCGAGATCGGCCCCGGCAGGACGGTCGGTGAAATGAGCATCATCGACGGCCTGCCCCGCTCGGCGTCGGCGGTGGCAGTGGATGAAACAACGGTCCTCGTCCTCACGAAGGAGAACTTCGAACTCCTCCTTGACGATAACCCCAAGCTGGGGGTCGCCCTCTTCCGAAGACTCGCCCAGATGATAAGCCACAGACTGCGGGTGTCGGACTGGATGCTCGTCGAATATATATACGAATCCTGA